From Toxorhynchites rutilus septentrionalis strain SRP chromosome 2, ASM2978413v1, whole genome shotgun sequence, a single genomic window includes:
- the LOC129771596 gene encoding elongation of very long chain fatty acids protein 7, translating to MQVEKIGEAEGFFDRIVNFFVENQDERTQDWFLSGSMTPLIMILVSYLYFCLYAGPRYMAKRKPFQLEKVLIGYNAIQVVLSMVLVWEGIQGGWNGTYNFKCQPVDYTRSPTGMRMAGAVWLYYICKVVELLDTVFFVLRKRQRQVSFLHLYHHTLMPVCGFIGVKYFAGGHGSLLGLINSFIHVCMYAYYMLAAMGPKVQKYLWWKRYLTVMQIIQFIIVFYHTAQVQFQPSCAYPKSIAALLTLNAGIFIYMFSSFYVKSYTQKSQQKASTAEVNNNRVGCSPKEVLLEDDSRLQQRLATVEQKKDL from the exons ATGCAAGTGGAAAAGATAGGCGAAGCCGAGGGCTTTTTCGACCGGATAGTGAACTTTTTTGTGGAGAATCAAG ATGAGCGGACGCAGGATTGGTTTCTGTCCGGTTCGATGACTCCGCTGATAATGATCCTCGTATCGTACCTGTACTTCTGCCTTTACGCCGGACCCCGCTACATGGCCAAACGGAAACCATTCCAGCTGGAGAAGGTACTGATCGGATACAACGCGATCCAGGTGGTGCTCAGTATGGTGCTGGTCTGGGAG GGTATTCAAGGTGGCTGGAACGGAACGTACAACTTCAAATGCCAACCAGTGGATTACACAAGGAGTCCCACGGGAATGAGG ATGGCAGGTGCCGTGTGGCTCTACTACATCTGCAAAGTAGTCGAACTGCTCGACACGGTATTTTTCGTGCTACGCAAGAGGCAGCGACAGGTTTCGTTCCTCCACCTGTATCACCACACGCTGATGCCCGTGTGCGGATTCATTGGAGTGAAATATTTTGCGG GAGGCCATGGCAGTCTGCTAGGACTGATCAACTCGTTCATCCACGTGTGCATGTATGCCTACTACATGTTGGCAGCGATGGGACCCAAAGTGCAGAAATACCTCTGGTGGAAGCGATACCTCACAGTGATGCAGATT ATCCAGTTCATAATCGTGTTCTATCACACAGCGCAAGTGCAGTTCCAGCCGAGCTGCGCGTACCCGAAATCCATTGCCGCCCTGTTGACACTGAACGCGGGCATCTTCATCTACATGTTCAGCTCGTTCTACGTGAAGAGCTACACGCAGAAGTCCCAGCAGAAGGCTTCCACCGCCGAGGTCAACAACAACCGGGTGGGCTGCAGTCCAAAGGAAGTGCTGCTGGAAGATGACAGTCGACTTCAGCAACGGCTCGCGACGGTCGAACAGAAAAAGGATCTGTGA